A section of the Echeneis naucrates chromosome 12, fEcheNa1.1, whole genome shotgun sequence genome encodes:
- the spag16 gene encoding sperm-associated antigen 16 protein, with product MSAQKKETATEEIKVFSMEEEERWDVDDEDFEETLREVASSTATRKKSEEPRLKTIPFIPEVVDDFLRNFLRRAALRETLNSFEAEWYSSEQRPLTKSLMPETTTTAPFFIPDALTHRQVLQMEQERVCKETRKLREEMLAAGESLVKMQRERHFHQLQYQKVAEDKNRLIEDFKQIEKSLESFKLVLRQLDDKYQTALRQKMLISLEKERLQSISQAQQNQEKTHTKKDRGIKGNDSNHKVKSIQTRNLKLSQFPFCHNQVRQNPAKEKPPTKKNPTSFSLSYSISAHKLPISCVSLHPQKLILASASDDCSWRLWVLPVGQMLLTGEGHSDWLSGCCFHPDGSKLATTSGDTTVRLWDFSKGCCVCTLSIHSQPTWSCSFHSCGHFLASCSADKTARVWDLNSQCRGLTLRGHTASVNSVCFLPFSDLLLTCSSDKTLTLWDTRLGVSTTSINGHLHPCNHAAVSLAGDVFASCDYQGVVNLWDVRKLASAVATVDAGPFSTNQVVFSPSGKMLAVACSDSSVRLVEVDSCAINRLAGHRDVVQSVTFDHTGETVMSSGNDGLINMWSEQNVNVEVEKLN from the exons ATGTCGGCGCAGAAGAAAGAAACTGCAACGGAGGAGATCAAAGTTTTCTctatggaggaggaggagaggtgggacGTTGATGATGAGGACTTTGAGGAGACTCTGAGGGAGGTTGCATCCTCCACAGCCACCAGAAAAAAGTCTGAAGAACCCCGACTAAAAACTATCCCCTTCATCCCAGAGGTGGTGGACGACTTCCTGAGGAACTTCCTCCGCAGAGCTGCCCTGAGGGAAACTCTGAACAGCTTTGAGGCAGAGTGGTACAGCTCAGAACAGAGACCCCTGACAAAGTCTCTGATGCCTGAGACAACAACCACAGCCCCATTCTTCATCCCTGACGCCCTGACACACAGGCAGGTCCTCCAGATGGAGCAGGAGAGGGTCTGCAAGGAAACACGCAAGCTTAGAGAGGAAATGTTGGCAGCAGGGGAAAGCCTGGTGAAGATGCAGAGGGAGAGACATTTCCACCAGCTGCAGTACCAAAAAGTTGCAGAGGATAAAAACAGGTTGATTGAGGACTTTAAACAGATCGAAAAAAGTCTGGAGTCCTTTAAACTTGTTCTCAGACAGCTGGATGATAAATACCAAACTGCTCTGAGGCAGAAAATGTTGATCAGTTTAGAAAAGGAGAGACTTCAAAGCATCTCACAGGCACAACAGAATCAGGAAAAAACCCACACCAAGAAAGACAGAGGCATCAAAGGGAATGACAGCAATCATAAAGTAAAGAGCATCCAAACTAGAAATCTAAAGCTTTCACAGTTTCCTTTCTGCCACAACCAGGTCAGACAGAACCCAGCCAAGGAAAAACctccaacaaagaaaaatccaacTTCTTTCAGCTTGTCGTACTCCATCAGTGCCCACAAGCTCCCCATCAGTTGTGTCAGTCTCCATCCACAAAAATTAATCCTTGCCTCAGCTAGTGACGACTGCAGCTGGAGGCTGTGGGTGCTGCCG GTTGGTCAGATGCTGCTCACAGGTGAGGGTCACTCTGATTGGTTGTCAGGCTGCTGTTTCCACCCTGATGGATCAAAACTAGCAACAACCAGTGGAGACACAACA GTGCGGCTCTGGGACTTCTCGAAGGGCTGCTGCGTGTGTACCCTGTCCATTCACAGCCAGCCCACCTGGAGCTGCTCCTTCCATTCTTGTGGTCACTTTCTGGCTTCCTGCTCTGCCGACAAAACTGCCAGGGTGTGGGACCTGAACAGCCAATGCCGCGGGCTCACGCTGCGTGGCCACACCGCCTCGGTTAACAGCGTGTGCTTCCTGCCCTTCTCCGacctcctcctcacctgttCTTCTGACAAAACTCTCACACTGTGGGACACCCGTCTAGGTGTCAGCACAACCTCTATCAACGGACATCTTCATCCATGCAACCACGCTGCTGTGAGTCTGGCTGGTGACGTTTTCGCTTCCTGTGACTACCAGGGTGTCGTCAACCTGTGGGATGTAAGAAAGCTCGCATCAGCAGTAGCCACTGTAGATGCTGGGCCCTTCAGTACCAACCAGGTGGTGTTCAGCCCGTCGGGGAAGATGCTGGCAGTTGCCTGCAGCGACAGTTCTGTCAGACTGGTGGAGGTGGATTCCTGTGCGATCAACAGACTGGCAGGACACAGAGATGTTGTGCAGAGTGTGACGTTTGACCACACGGGAGAGACTGTGATGTCCTCAGGGAATGACGGGCTGATAAATATGTGGTCAGAACAGAATGTGAATGTGGAAGTGGAAAAATTGAACTGA